A region of Maribacter algicola DNA encodes the following proteins:
- a CDS encoding DUF819 family protein — protein sequence MYAPWVISAFTVIAVYYLDRWENRHIKSLFDWVPAILLAYIIPALISYSFNVDYSQAEIHNFSRDYFIPLAIIAVMSSLSLGQLKSIGYKPILVFVAGSFFIAVFPILLVFVFSDTELISETMVNQDYWMGIPPIVGSWIGGSTSQLVLKELVECPENIFLTVLVMDNILVNVWTILMFQTIKKSDLLNKRFRVTDVAIPEDIRLEKGSKWKPWICALVLLIIVVVSNYLIDSFIVKVVLLSFVGLALSNFLPKWNYSFALKAGGILIIVVMAVLGLKLQLATLGFNLPFFGFLCIWLLGHFVFMMLVAKALNVNMAWVPIASMANVGGIATAPAVTAAYNLKWMPHAIVLAILSMATGTFWGMLTIWLFRSFLL from the coding sequence ATGTATGCGCCATGGGTCATTTCCGCTTTTACCGTAATTGCTGTCTATTATTTGGACCGATGGGAAAATAGGCACATTAAGTCACTGTTCGATTGGGTTCCGGCCATACTGCTGGCCTATATTATTCCTGCCCTTATTTCATATAGCTTCAACGTAGACTATTCACAGGCCGAAATCCATAATTTTAGTCGGGATTATTTTATTCCCTTGGCCATTATTGCCGTCATGAGCAGTTTGTCCTTGGGACAGTTGAAGTCCATAGGCTATAAGCCGATACTTGTTTTTGTTGCCGGCTCCTTTTTTATAGCGGTTTTCCCCATACTCCTTGTGTTTGTATTTTCTGACACCGAATTGATTTCGGAGACCATGGTAAATCAAGATTACTGGATGGGCATACCGCCCATTGTGGGCAGTTGGATTGGGGGAAGTACGAGTCAGCTCGTATTGAAGGAATTGGTGGAATGTCCGGAGAATATCTTTTTGACCGTGTTGGTGATGGATAATATTTTGGTGAACGTATGGACGATCTTGATGTTCCAGACCATAAAAAAGAGCGATTTATTAAATAAGAGGTTTCGGGTAACCGATGTTGCCATTCCAGAGGATATCCGTTTGGAAAAGGGAAGCAAATGGAAGCCATGGATATGTGCCTTGGTGCTACTAATCATTGTGGTTGTAAGCAATTACCTTATTGATAGCTTCATTGTAAAAGTGGTGCTGCTTTCATTTGTTGGGTTGGCGTTGAGTAATTTTCTTCCTAAATGGAATTATAGTTTCGCCCTGAAAGCAGGAGGAATCTTAATTATCGTGGTGATGGCGGTATTGGGCCTGAAATTACAGCTGGCCACGTTGGGCTTCAATCTACCTTTTTTTGGTTTTTTATGTATTTGGCTGTTGGGACATTTTGTTTTTATGATGCTGGTGGCCAAAGCACTGAACGTGAATATGGCCTGGGTACCCATTGCCAGTATGGCCAATGTGGGCGGTATAGCTACGGCTCCCGCCGTTACGGCCGCCTATAACCTTAAATGGATGCCCCATGCCATTGTACTGGCCATTTTAAGTATGGCCACAGGTACCTTTTGGGGAATGTTGACGATTTGGCTGTTCAGGAGTTTTTTGTTGTGA
- a CDS encoding carboxymuconolactone decarboxylase family protein, producing MALVNPLEPNHDPETKNLAEFFNETLGFCPNSVLTMQHRPAISKAFINLNKAVMANEGRVTSALKRLIAWVSSNATGCRYCQAHAIRAAERYGAEQEQLDNIWEYRTHPAFSEAERAALDFSVQASQVPNAVDAEIKERLYTYWNEGEIVEMLGVISLFGYLNRWNDSMGTSIEDGAVQSADQYLGKHGWEKGKHDGSRY from the coding sequence ATGGCACTTGTAAATCCATTAGAACCCAATCACGACCCCGAAACAAAAAATTTAGCCGAATTCTTCAATGAAACCTTAGGATTTTGCCCTAATTCCGTATTGACCATGCAGCACCGGCCTGCTATTTCAAAGGCATTCATCAATCTCAACAAAGCCGTAATGGCCAATGAAGGTAGGGTCACTTCGGCATTAAAAAGGTTGATTGCCTGGGTCAGTAGTAATGCCACGGGCTGTCGCTACTGCCAGGCACATGCCATTCGAGCGGCAGAGCGATACGGGGCGGAGCAGGAACAATTGGACAATATTTGGGAATATCGTACCCATCCTGCCTTTTCCGAAGCGGAACGGGCCGCTCTGGATTTTTCAGTGCAGGCTTCGCAAGTACCAAACGCCGTGGATGCCGAAATTAAGGAGCGACTTTATACATACTGGAACGAAGGTGAGATTGTGGAAATGCTGGGCGTGATTTCACTTTTTGGATACCTAAACCGCTGGAACGACTCCATGGGAACCTCCATTGAGGATGGAGCGGTACAAAGTGCCGACCAATATTTGGGAAAACACGGTTGGGAGAAAGGGAAGCATGATGGGTCAAGGTATTAG
- a CDS encoding OsmC family protein — protein sequence MGTTNHITTKWLGNMAFESNNPSGQTIRIDIAKEDGGDGSGVRPKALMLSGLAGCSGLDVAALIKKMKLEVTDFHIETIANLTDEHPKYYDRVVIEYHFHGPNLDEKKLQRAVDLSVEKYCGVMEMFRRFAVLDIRTIFHSVK from the coding sequence ATGGGCACAACAAATCACATTACCACCAAATGGTTGGGAAACATGGCCTTTGAGAGCAATAATCCCTCAGGGCAAACGATACGGATAGACATCGCCAAGGAAGACGGTGGCGACGGTAGTGGGGTAAGACCCAAGGCTCTTATGCTATCCGGATTGGCAGGATGTTCTGGCCTGGACGTTGCCGCGCTTATCAAAAAAATGAAACTGGAGGTAACCGATTTTCACATCGAAACCATTGCAAATCTTACGGATGAGCATCCTAAATATTATGATAGGGTGGTCATAGAGTACCATTTTCATGGACCTAACCTTGATGAAAAAAAATTACAACGGGCAGTAGATCTTTCCGTTGAGAAATATTGTGGGGTGATGGAGATGTTCCGGAGGTTTGCTGTATTGGATATCAGGACTATATTTCACTCCGTGAAATAA
- a CDS encoding four helix bundle protein produces the protein MSKVYDLEDRLVTFASNVAIFCKDIPNDFTGQYYGNQLLRSSGSAALNFGEMQGDQTSNDFKNKATISLKELKESRINIKILSKIEYGNIDRRNELLDETEQLIKIVATIIKNKG, from the coding sequence ATGTCCAAAGTATATGACCTGGAAGATAGGCTGGTGACATTTGCCTCTAATGTCGCTATCTTTTGTAAGGATATACCAAATGACTTTACCGGTCAATATTATGGCAACCAACTTTTACGTTCGTCAGGGAGTGCAGCCTTAAATTTCGGGGAAATGCAAGGCGACCAAACGTCAAACGATTTTAAAAATAAAGCTACTATTTCTTTAAAAGAGTTGAAGGAATCAAGAATTAATATCAAGATATTATCTAAAATTGAATATGGGAATATTGATAGGCGTAATGAACTTCTGGACGAAACGGAGCAGTTGATAAAGATTGTAGCAACCATAATCAAGAATAAAGGATAA
- the recJ gene encoding single-stranded-DNA-specific exonuclease RecJ, whose product MRWTIKPRPEQVEIERLANALGVEKIVAHLLLQRGISTFEEAKEFFRPQLEELHDPFLMKDMDLAVARIEMAIAKNENILIYGDYDVDGTTAVALVSSYLLSYYPNVATYIPDRYDEGYGVSYKGIDFAEDNGFSLIIALDCGIKAVEKVGYAKEKGIDFIICDHHRPDSVLPPAVAVLDPKREDCNYPYDELCGCGVGFKLVQAIGFRRGEEINDLLYYLDLVATAIGADIVPITGENRILAFYGLQVINQNPRAGFRAIIQQLKKSTLTITDVVFIIAPRINAAGRIEHGQHAVNLLTETDISKAIKFASEIEKYNSDRKGLDQEITQEALLQIQNNKEEDRFTSVVFQEHWHKGVIGIVASRLTETYYRPTLVFTKSGDKLAASARSVKGFDVYNALESCSDCIEQFGGHKYAAGLTLLEEQYEVFKEQFEKVVKESIDPSLLTPEILVDCIIELKDITPKLWRILKQFAPFGPGNMAPVFMAQNLVDTGYARTVGQEDAHLKVSVTQEDSYRIDGIGFNLGDKLAKVTSRKLFDAVFSIDENEWQGNTTLQLKIRDIK is encoded by the coding sequence ATGCGCTGGACGATAAAACCTAGACCGGAACAAGTTGAGATTGAGCGATTGGCCAATGCCTTGGGTGTGGAAAAAATCGTGGCCCATTTACTCCTTCAGCGGGGTATTTCGACTTTTGAGGAGGCCAAAGAATTCTTTCGGCCACAATTGGAGGAATTGCACGATCCTTTTTTGATGAAGGACATGGATTTGGCGGTAGCCCGAATCGAAATGGCCATAGCCAAAAATGAAAATATCTTGATTTATGGCGATTACGATGTGGATGGAACCACGGCCGTAGCCCTAGTATCTTCCTATTTACTTTCGTATTATCCCAATGTGGCCACCTATATCCCAGATAGATATGACGAGGGTTATGGGGTGTCCTACAAGGGAATCGACTTCGCCGAGGACAATGGGTTTAGCCTCATCATCGCCTTGGATTGTGGTATCAAGGCAGTGGAGAAAGTTGGGTACGCCAAGGAAAAGGGAATTGATTTTATCATTTGCGACCACCACAGACCGGATTCGGTTCTACCTCCTGCGGTTGCGGTATTGGACCCCAAAAGGGAGGATTGTAACTACCCCTATGATGAACTCTGCGGTTGTGGTGTGGGGTTCAAGCTGGTTCAGGCTATAGGTTTTCGACGAGGGGAGGAGATTAATGACTTGTTGTATTACCTTGATTTAGTGGCCACTGCCATTGGAGCCGATATCGTACCGATAACCGGTGAGAATCGAATCTTGGCATTTTATGGCCTACAGGTTATCAACCAGAATCCTAGGGCCGGGTTCAGGGCCATCATACAACAACTTAAAAAATCGACCCTGACCATTACCGATGTCGTGTTTATCATCGCGCCCCGTATAAACGCCGCCGGAAGAATAGAGCACGGCCAACATGCCGTAAACCTACTCACCGAAACGGATATTTCAAAAGCTATAAAGTTTGCATCGGAAATAGAAAAATATAATTCCGATAGAAAAGGATTGGACCAGGAAATCACCCAGGAAGCCCTTTTGCAGATTCAGAACAACAAGGAGGAGGACCGATTCACATCGGTAGTATTTCAAGAGCATTGGCATAAAGGAGTTATTGGTATCGTGGCCTCCAGATTGACAGAAACCTATTACAGACCTACTTTGGTTTTTACCAAAAGCGGGGATAAATTGGCCGCCTCCGCCCGATCGGTTAAAGGTTTCGATGTGTATAATGCTTTGGAAAGTTGTTCCGATTGTATCGAACAATTTGGCGGGCATAAATATGCCGCTGGCCTTACCTTATTGGAGGAACAGTACGAAGTCTTTAAGGAACAATTTGAAAAAGTAGTTAAGGAGTCAATAGATCCTTCCTTGTTAACTCCTGAAATCTTGGTCGACTGCATAATTGAACTTAAAGACATTACCCCAAAATTATGGCGGATTTTAAAGCAATTCGCACCTTTTGGACCAGGTAATATGGCTCCTGTTTTTATGGCCCAAAATCTAGTGGATACAGGCTATGCCAGAACTGTGGGGCAGGAAGATGCTCATTTAAAGGTATCCGTTACACAGGAGGATAGCTATAGGATTGACGGTATAGGTTTCAATCTTGGGGATAAACTTGCCAAGGTTACCAGTAGGAAACTATTTGATGCCGTATTCTCCATAGATGAAAACGAATGGCAGGGAAACACTACTCTTCAGCTAAAAATTAGGGATATAAAATAG
- a CDS encoding MFS transporter has translation MTQKIDPYAALRFREFNIFLLVRFAMVFAWSMQFIVIEWQVYTLTKDPLSLGIIGLMEVIPAVGMALFAGHIVDQKEKRNLLVKCILGFSVISFGLFLLSWPGLEDTWETKTILYGIYALVFMGGLVRAFLGPTIFSLIALIVPKKIYPNAATWSSSTWQLASVLGPALAGFSISFIGVHWSMCVIFGFSVLALITLFQIPRKPIMNPKIGEPVFQSLREGLRFVFNTKAILGALTLDMIAVLFGGAVALLPVFAQDILHVGSEGFGILRAAPAVGASITMLGSTRFPLHKNAGIKLLWAVFGFGVCIIVFGMSTYFWLSVIALFVSGAVDGVSMIIRQTILQLKTPDNMRGRVASVNSMFVGSSNELGAFESGVTAKLMGTVTAVIFGGSMTILTVGLTALAWPSFRRLDLSKDIEDHEKE, from the coding sequence ATGACCCAAAAGATTGACCCGTATGCGGCCTTACGGTTTAGGGAATTCAATATTTTTTTACTGGTGCGCTTTGCCATGGTCTTTGCTTGGTCCATGCAGTTCATCGTAATCGAATGGCAAGTGTATACCTTGACAAAGGACCCGTTGTCCTTGGGAATCATTGGTTTGATGGAGGTAATCCCGGCCGTGGGAATGGCACTTTTTGCAGGCCATATCGTGGACCAAAAGGAAAAACGGAACCTTTTGGTGAAATGTATTTTGGGCTTTTCGGTGATTAGTTTCGGTCTATTTTTGTTGAGTTGGCCCGGTTTGGAAGACACTTGGGAAACAAAGACCATTTTGTATGGAATCTACGCTCTTGTTTTTATGGGTGGCCTGGTGCGGGCTTTTTTGGGCCCCACGATTTTTTCCTTGATTGCGCTCATCGTGCCCAAGAAAATTTATCCGAATGCGGCTACGTGGAGCAGCTCTACCTGGCAATTGGCTTCGGTTTTAGGACCGGCATTGGCTGGGTTTTCCATTAGTTTTATTGGGGTACATTGGTCCATGTGCGTCATTTTTGGATTTTCGGTATTGGCATTGATTACCTTGTTCCAAATACCACGAAAACCGATCATGAACCCCAAAATTGGGGAACCGGTCTTTCAAAGTTTGCGGGAAGGTTTGAGGTTTGTGTTCAATACCAAGGCCATCTTAGGGGCTCTTACCTTGGATATGATCGCGGTACTCTTTGGAGGTGCGGTGGCCCTGTTGCCTGTTTTTGCCCAGGATATTCTACATGTAGGTTCTGAAGGCTTTGGGATTCTCAGGGCCGCTCCAGCCGTTGGCGCGTCCATTACCATGTTGGGTTCTACCCGCTTTCCTTTGCATAAAAACGCGGGAATAAAACTGCTTTGGGCCGTTTTTGGGTTTGGGGTCTGTATCATCGTTTTTGGGATGTCCACGTATTTTTGGCTATCGGTCATAGCACTATTTGTGAGCGGTGCCGTTGACGGAGTGTCCATGATCATTCGCCAGACCATCCTACAATTAAAGACACCGGACAACATGCGGGGTAGGGTTGCATCGGTAAACTCCATGTTCGTGGGCTCTTCCAACGAATTGGGCGCTTTTGAAAGTGGGGTAACTGCGAAACTTATGGGAACGGTTACGGCCGTAATTTTTGGCGGAAGTATGACTATTCTAACCGTTGGGCTAACAGCTCTGGCGTGGCCATCCTTTAGAAGATTGGACCTTTCCAAGGATATCGAGGACCATGAAAAGGAATGA
- a CDS encoding UDP-2,3-diacylglucosamine diphosphatase, with product MHLPIGKKVYFASDNHLGAPNTETSFPREQKFVKWLDGIKTDAGAIFLLGDLFDFWFEYKTVVPKGFTRTLGKLAELSDAGIPIYYFVGNHDLWMNGYFEEELNIPVYHAPKQYQINEVSFFIGHGDGLGPHDKGYKRMKKVFTNPVAKWFFRWLHPDLGVKVAQYFSVKNKLISGDDDAKFLGENTEWLVQYAKRKLQNQHYDHFIFGHRHLPLEIDLNEKSRYTNIGDWVNYFTYAVFDGKKLELKKYD from the coding sequence ATACATCTTCCCATTGGCAAAAAGGTATACTTTGCGAGCGATAATCATTTGGGTGCCCCCAATACCGAAACGAGCTTTCCAAGGGAGCAAAAATTCGTGAAATGGCTGGATGGGATTAAGACCGATGCCGGTGCCATTTTTCTTTTGGGCGACCTCTTTGATTTTTGGTTCGAGTATAAAACCGTTGTGCCAAAAGGTTTTACCAGAACTTTAGGGAAACTTGCAGAACTATCGGATGCTGGAATTCCCATTTATTATTTTGTGGGCAATCATGACCTTTGGATGAACGGCTATTTTGAGGAAGAACTGAATATTCCAGTGTATCATGCACCCAAACAATACCAGATAAACGAGGTTTCATTTTTTATAGGACATGGTGATGGCCTAGGCCCTCATGACAAAGGGTATAAACGAATGAAAAAGGTGTTTACCAATCCAGTGGCCAAATGGTTCTTTAGGTGGCTACATCCAGATTTGGGGGTAAAGGTAGCCCAGTACTTCTCGGTAAAAAACAAATTGATTTCCGGCGATGATGATGCCAAATTTTTAGGGGAGAATACGGAATGGCTGGTACAGTATGCCAAACGTAAATTGCAGAATCAGCACTACGACCATTTTATATTCGGACATCGACATCTACCCTTGGAAATCGACCTCAACGAAAAATCAAGATATACCAATATTGGGGATTGGGTCAATTACTTTACTTATGCCGTTTTTGATGGGAAGAAACTGGAATTAAAAAAATATGATTAA
- a CDS encoding 6-pyruvoyl trahydropterin synthase family protein — translation MGTIRITKQFNFETGHALYGYDGKCRNVHGHSYKLSVTVIGRPITDTSHVKLGMVIDFGDLKKIVKEEIVDKFDHATVFNKNTPHVELAKELTERGHNVILADYQPTSENMVIDFAKKIKARLPKNIELFSLKLQETETSFAEWHASDN, via the coding sequence ATGGGTACTATTAGGATTACCAAACAGTTCAATTTTGAGACCGGCCACGCACTATATGGCTACGATGGCAAATGCCGAAACGTGCATGGCCATAGTTATAAACTTTCGGTTACCGTAATAGGAAGACCCATTACGGATACCTCCCATGTAAAACTGGGAATGGTCATTGATTTTGGCGACCTAAAAAAAATCGTCAAGGAAGAAATTGTGGACAAATTTGATCACGCCACGGTATTCAATAAAAACACGCCCCATGTGGAACTGGCCAAAGAACTTACGGAAAGAGGTCATAACGTGATTTTGGCTGATTACCAGCCTACCAGTGAAAATATGGTCATAGACTTTGCAAAAAAAATTAAGGCCAGACTTCCCAAAAACATCGAACTATTCTCTTTGAAACTTCAGGAAACGGAAACCTCCTTTGCGGAATGGCATGCCAGTGACAATTAA